From the Streptococcus halotolerans genome, the window TTGCTGAATCTATCAGTAAATCTTTAGCTAAAAAAGCCTTGGCTGGTAAATTCAATGGTCAATTATTGGATACTGTTCGTCCGCTTACAGAGGACGGCTCACTTGAAATTGTCACCCCAGACCATGACGATGCCTATGATGTCCTCCGTCACTCAGCGGCTCACTTGTTTGCCCAAGCAGCGAAACGCCTTTTCCCTAAGCTCCACTTAGGTGTTGGACCTGCCATCCAAGACGGTTTTTACTACGATACTGATAATGCTGACGGACAAATCTCTAATGAGGACCTTCCTCGTATCGAAGAAGAAATGCAAAAAATTGTTCGCGAAAACTTCCCATGTATTCGTGAAGAAATTTCAAAAGAAGCTGCACTTGAACTGTTTAAAGATGACCCTTACAAAGTTGAATTGATTAGCGAACATGCTGACGATGCTGCTGGTTTGACCATCTATCGTCAGGGAGAATTCGTTGACCTTTGCCGTGGTCCTCACGTTCCTTCAACTGGTCATATCAAAGTGTTCAAATTGCTCAATGTAGCTGGGGCATACTGGCGTGGAAATTCTGACAACAACATGATGCAACGTGTTTACGGAACAGCTTGGTTTGACAAAAAAGACCTTAAAAACTATCTCAAAATGCGCGAAGAAGCCAAAGAACGTGATCATCGTAAACTTGGTAAAGAACTTGATCTTTTCATGATTTCACAAGAAGTTGGACAAGGTTTCCCATTCTGGTTACCAGACGGTGCTACTATCCGCCGTACTTTGGAACGCTATATTACCGACAAAGAGTTGGCTTCAGGCTACCAACACGTTTATACCCCACCTCTTGCTTCAGTAGAATTGTACAAAACGTCAGGTCACTGGGACCACTATCAAGACGATATGTTCCCAACGATGGACATGGGTGATGGTGAAGAAATCGTTCTTCGTCCAATGAACTGTCCGCACCACATTCAAGTTTATAAAAACCATGTGCGTTCTTACCGTGAATTACCAGTACGTATTGCCGAACTTGGTATGATGCACCGTTATGAAAAATCAGGAGCCCTTACTGGACTTCAGCGTGTGCGTGAAATGACGTTGAATGACGGTCATATCTTCGTAACTCCAGAGCAAATTCAAGAAGAATTCCAAAAAGCCCTTCAATTGATTATTGATGTCTACGAGGATTTCAACTTAACTGACTATCGTTTCCGCTTGTCCTATCGTGATCCTGAAGACAAGGAAAAATACTATGACAATGATGACATGTGGGAAAATGCACAGAGCATGCTCAAAGCGGCACTCGATGAAATGGAATTGGATTACTTTGAGGCAGAAGGCGAAGCAGCCTTCTACGGTCCGAAACTTGATATTCAGGTAAAAACAGCCCTCGGTAATGAAGAGACCTTGTCAACCATCCAACTTGACTTCCTACTTCCTGAACGTTTTAATCTTTCTTACGTTGGTGCTGATGGAGAAGAACACCGTCCAGTCATGATTCACCGTGGTATCATTTCAACGATGGAACGCTTCACGGCTATTTTGATTGAAACTTATAAAGGAGCCTTCCCAACATGGCTTGCACCACATCAAGTAACCGTTATTCCAATCTCAAATGAAGCGCATGTAGACTACGCTTGGGAAGTGGCTAAAAAACTTCGAGACCTTGGTATTCGTGCAGATGTTGATGAGCGTAATGAAAAAATGCAATACAAGATTCGTCAAAGCCAAACGAGCAAAATCCCTTATCAATTAATTGTTGGGGATAAAGAGATGGAAGATAAGTCAGTTAACGTTCGTCGCTATGGTAAGAAAGCAACCGAAACGGTATCCATTGAAAGCTTTATCGAAGCTATCCAAGCAGACATTGCTCGTAAATCAAGACCAGCTGAAGAAGCAGCTCAATAATAGGTTTCATCTTCAGATGACTTTCAAGGACTAGATGATTAGTCTAAGTATTTGGTTTGAGTTAGAGATTGATACAGTTTAGCATTTAGCAAAGTAGACGATATTGACAAGAAACGGTCCTAAAGCAGCTGCTAAAGGTCTTATAATTATCGTTAACTAGACCAGGTGAGATCTTTTGGGCAGACCGTTCCCTTTATGTCATAGCCGTATGGTAACTGTTAGGATTGATAGGCTATTTAGTAACTAAGCGGTCAGTTATAGCGATGATGCCTGAGAAGGTATCAGACATGATAATAAGGATTTAGCTCTCTGGGCTAAGTCCTTTCTTTTATTTTTAGAAGGATTGATAGGATGTTGACGTAGGAAACATTATCCAATACTCAATGAAACACAAAAGCAGACTAATGGATTGCTTGAAGTGAGTTGATGAGTTTGTGGATTGATGGGAAAGCTTATCACTGTGCTATCGGCTTATTTTTGCTAGAATAGACTTATGACAATGATAAACACAAAGGAAGATTTAAGGCAACAGGGCTGGCCTGATGCCTTGTTAAGCATTTTTAATGAGGCGATAGAAGAAGGAATAGATTTGACAGTCGGAGAGCCTTTTTTTAATCGTTTCTGGGCAAACAGCCAATGGTTCATGTCTCCCAAGGAGCGACTTGAAGCCTTCTTGAATGTTATTAGGATGCCCAGCGATTTGGTGGGAGAGGCTAGAGAAAATAAGCAGCTGGTTCAAAAAATAAGTTTGGACTTAGCACCGGATGATCCTTTTTGGTACGAGTTTGCTGCCTTGGTTGCTAAAGCCTTTCCAGAGAGTAGCCTAGCTCAAGCGGGAGATCTGGAAAGACGTTTGCACCAGTTTCGTTATATTATTTCTAGTCATCAGGCTCAGTTTGTTCGAGAACATTTTAAAAAAAGGGGGATGACTGATCGGGATGCACTAGCCCTTTATTTAAAAGATAAGAAACGAGAAACCTTGTTTTGTAAGGGTGATTATACCCTTAGTGAGTCTTCACGGCTCCATAATAAAATAGCCATTCAAAAAGGTCAGATCGCCTACCCTGATCAAGAGCCTTCTGCTAATATCAAGGTTCTGATGGGCTTTCATACCGAATTTATCCTTGATAGTAAGGGGTGTTTTTTAAATGAAAATGATGCTGAAGTAGTGACTGAAAATGGTATTGTTAATGGGGCGAGTTTTAATTATGGAACAAAGGGAAAGAGGCATTGGCAATTAGATGTCGATCCTGTCCGACGGCATGATCCTATGTTTCGTAAGCAGATTACGCGAGCTTTTCGAGCTCCCAATCGTCGGCGAAATTGGCTATTTAAGGTGAAAGAAGACTATGACCGAAGCTATTTTAATGCAAAGGGGAAGTACAGTGTTGATCAACTTAGTCGTCAACAGTTGGTTTCCAAGGAAGTAAAACGTTTTAAAAAGGAAATCAGGCAAGCTTAAACCAACTGGAGACGGCAGATGTTGGCTAATATGGCTTTGTAAGTCTCGCTTTGTTAACCCTGGTGATTTCCAAAATGTTACCAATCTGTGGTGTCGCTGTGGGGCGGCCAGTTATAAAAAAACGATTGGCAGCTTTAATAGAAAGATGAGGAGAAATCGTGCATACAATTTATGTGGCTGATGACGAAAAGTCAATCCGTGATTTAATCAAGATGGTTTTACAAGAGGAAGATATGATTGTCAAAACCTTCGAGACAGGTGATCAGCTCTTACTGGCTTTTATGGAAAAGCAGGCTGACCTTGTTATTTTAGATGTTATGATGCCAGGTAGTGATGGTTTTAGTATCGCTAGAAAGATCAGGCAAGTCTCTCAAGTACCTCTCTTTTTATTGACAGCGCTGGATTCTGATCAAGATTATATTGATGGTTTCAGTACTGGCATAGATGATTACCTTACCAAACCCTTTTCTCCTGTTAAACTAGCTCTCAAGGTTAAAGCTATCTTGACTAGGCAATCTTCTGCAGCAACACTCAACAAACTGAGTTTTGAATCATTAAGCCTTTTGAGCGCTCCGCCTCAGTTAATGATCGACGGACACACCATTGGCTTAACCAATACAGAATACAAAGTGATGAAACTGCTGCTAACAGAGCCGAATTATTCTGTTTCAAGAGAGCAGTTATTAGATGAGGTTTGGGAACTAGACAGCGATGTGGAGACACGAGTGACAGATGATACAATGAAACGATTACGAAAAAAATTAAGGCAGGTAGATAGTCATGTCATTATTGAAACGGTTTGGGGATATGGTTTCAAATTGTCTAAAAAAGAGAGTTCCTAAAGCACCGAGTCTAAAGATTATTCTGTTACGGCGACCTTTGTTGGTCATTGCGGGGACATTCCTACTCTTATTTTTGGGATTTAATCTGGCTGTGACGCGATTGGTGAATATCCAGACTCGCTCAGCGATTCAATCACAATTCAATCGCTTAGATGTTCTCTACCGATCAGAAAAAGCAAAACTTGAAGTAGAAGCACTAGTTGGCACGTCCTATCTTATTTTGGATCAGCAGTTTAAACCAGTCTATGTCTCAGAAAGCTTATCTCACCAGGAAGATGAAGAGTTAATAGAAGCACTCTCAGATTTTGTCGAACGTAGACAGCATTTCTGGACAATTGATAAGGCAGATGATGCGACAGATGATGAATCCGTCGTTTTAGACCGTCAAACGCAACACCGTCTTAATAAACGTTCAGGATTAGTGAGAGTCGATGGTGAGAGCTATACGATTAGGTTACAAAAATATTTTGGTAAACTAGCGGGTGACCACATCAATAGAACACAACGGTATCGAGCACAGACCTACTATGTCATCGCTTTTGCCAATGTTACGCCCATTCAAGATTGGCTGATTGGGGTGAACATGGTTTTAGGCATTTTGTTATTGCTTAGTGCTTTGACGCTATTAGCCTTCATTTGGTCTATTGCTAGGAAAACGCAAAAAGATTTTCAGAAGCTAAGCTACTATTTAATGGCGATTGGTGAGAGGATAGAAGAGCGTGAAGAACCTATGCTGCGCTATCAAGAATTTCAAGCATTGGGACAGGCCGCAACTCGCATGGATAACTTGATTAGTCGCCATCAAGAAAGTCAAAAAATCTTTTTCCAAAATGCTTCTCATGAATTACGCACTCCTCTAACATCTATTAAAGGTTATGCCGAAGGACTAAAAGCAGGTCTTATCACAGATAGCTCATCAGCAGCAGAAACGATTTATCAGGAAAGCCAAAAAATGTCTCATTTAATTGATGATATTTTGACCCTATCCCGTTTAGAAGTTCAAGGTGATAACTTGATGTTAGAGCGTTTTGCCATTAAGGACTTCCTCTATGATCTGTCTTGGCGTTTTGAACATCAGATAAAATCAGCTAATCTAAGCTTGTTACATGACTTTCCAGCAGATCATGTTGATATTATTGCCGACGAAGACTTGCTAGATAGAGCTCTGTCAACGATTATGAGTAATGCTATTCGTTATGCTGAAAGAACTATTAGCATTAGTTATGCATCATCTCCTCCTCATCTAAAGATTAGTATCGCTAATGATGGACCGCCCATTATTCAGAAAGACCTTCCTTACATTTTTGATCGCTTTTATAAGGGGGAATCCGGCCATTTTGGTATTGGTCTGGCTATGGCTAAAGAGATTGTGAGTCAGCATGGAGGTGATATTAGAGTTTTATCCAATCAGAAAGAAACACGATTTACAATCTACTTGCCACAGTAAAAAGTCTTTGCCACCATTTTGCCACAATTTTACCCCAAAATTTCCCAGCATTTTAAAACCATCTCGTGTATACTTAGAGTATCACTACAAGAAAAGAGGAATGTTTATGAAAACATTAATTCGTTTTATAGTTACTTTATTAGTCATTTTAGGATTGGGAGCTGGTGGCTATTTTGTTTACCAGCAATCCCAATTTAAGGTTTCAGAGTCAACAGCCAAGCAAACAGCGATGAAAGATGCTAATCTAACAGCAAAAGATGTCACAAGAACAAAGATTGAAAAAAGTCTTGATGATGGTTTAGCAGTCTATGAAATTGATTTAACGACCATCGATGGCGAGTACGAATACACCATTGATGGAAAGACTGGTGATATTATCACACGGGATACCGACTTGTCAGAAACAAGGCAGTCTTCATCTAAAGATCAGCAAAAACAAAACGATCATTCCGATAGCTCATCAACACAAAAAGCATCAAGCTCTAGCTCATCTGCTAAAATAAGCGCTGCTGATGCGATACAAATTGCCTTAAAAGATGCGGGACTAACAGAAGATCAAATTATTAATTTAGAAGCCGAAGAAGATACAAAGAATGGTCATTTGTACTATGAGATTGAATTTGATAATCCAGCTACCAATGAAGAACACAACTACGACATTGACACACAATCAGGAAAGATTGTCCACAAAACTAAAGAACCGTTAGACAATCACTAAGCAGCTATGGAAGCATCTTAAGAGAGAAGCAGGAAGAAAAATACCTGACTTCTCTCTTTTTTCTTATGTCAGATCTAGTCTGGCGCTACCTAGCAGGTGTGCGATAAATACGGCAAAGCCATGAGGATACTGACTTGATGAGACAATTCTTGAGCAACTCCTAACGGATTTCGTGTTATCATCTGAACCCAAGCGTACAGGACAAAATCAACAACATCAATAATCGGATTCGCAACTTTTCCCCAGCTTATTGACAGCCGGTGTAACCAAATAGTAATATGATGACAGTTTATCATTATTAATTGATACAACAAGAGGATATCTTGTGTGCTACAAAATGCATGTGCTATTTTTCAGCTACATGCCTCTTTTCGAAGTATTTTCATAGATTTGGTAAACTAGCACAAGTCGTTTCTTGTTTTCAAGGGCATTACAAGACATTTTCTATCTAAAAGTGGGCAATGTCAACACAAACCGTTTTTTGAAAACGACCATTTCTTTATGCGATTGATGGGCCAATTTTTCTGATCTGTTTTACGGAAATCTAGTGAAGAAGCCATACCATTAGGAGACTTGTATGTGTACTGTCATGGGAACAAGATAAAGCGCATCAGAGAGTATTGTACAATTGAGCTCTTTGTTGTTGCTTTGCCTGATAAGTTATTGGTTAAATCTAACATGGCCAAGCCTGATGACTACTGTCAACCAGAAAACCGTGATAGGGGTATGGGGATTGAGTCTAGGATGATTCAGCATCGAGTCGGCTGGGTTGGAATGAACTAGTTGTCCTTCCCTCAGTCTCATAAGCCATGCCGCAATGTTCCGAGGTTTAACGCAGAACGGCTAGCAAAAGTAAGTCTGGTTAAAAAATATGGTACAATGTGTCTATGATTGCAATGGAAGAAATGGAGACCCTAACCCTAAAAAATCTCCCCTTAATTACAGTGATTACAGGTGAGGACTTGGGTCAATACACTCAATTAAAAGAATTATTCTTAACACAGATAGGCTATGATGCTTCAGATTTAAATATGACTTATTTTGATTTAAGCATAGTACCTTACAGCGATGCTGCCTTAGATTTGGAAAGTTTGTCCTTTTTCGCGGAAGAAAAAGTGGTGCTTTTAGATCAGTTTGCAGATATTACGACGAACAAAAAATCTTATCTCTCTGACAAGGAATTGAAACAATTCGAAGCCTATGTTGAAAATCCTGTGGAAACCACACGATTGGTCATTTTTGCCCCAGGGAAATTAGATGGCCGAAGTCGACTGACCAAGCGTTTAAAAAGGGATAGTCGCCTGTTTGAAGCTGCTCCTCTAAAAGATACTGAACTACGTGCCTATCTTCAACATTACGCCCAAAAACAGGCTATTCAGTTCGAAGAAGACGCTCTTGAAGCTTTGATGATTAAATCTAACTTTGATTTTTCAGATAGTCTTAGTAATCTAGCTTTTTTAGAAAGTTACCAAAAAAAAGGTCTGATCACGACGGATGATATTGAAGAAGCTATTCCTAAAAGTCTGCAGGATAACATTTTTGACTTAACAAAGTTAATGTTAAACAGTGAGGTTGATGCTGTTCAGAGTCTTGTCAAAGATTTACGGTTGCAAGGAGAAGATGATGTCAAGTTGATTGCCATTATTCTGGGGCAATTTCGTATGTTTTTACAGGTTAATATACTGGCTCAGCGAGGAAAGACTGAGCAACAGATGGTTGAGGAATTGTCAGCTATTTTAGGGCGCAAGGTCAATCCTTATCAAGTCAAATTCGCTTTGAGAGACTCTGCGCATTTAAGCCTAACGTTTCTGCAAAACAGTATCCGTTACTTGATAGAGGCTGACTATCAGATTAAGCAAGGCTTGGTTGATAAGGATTATCTGTTGGACATTGCCTTATTGAAAATCATGACGAACACCGCAAAGGTGTAGAAATAAAATCATCGTAAGCGAATGACTCGTTTGTCCTTATTATGGTATTTTTTCAGTGGTTTATTTACTTGCCCAGTGCTAGTCTCTTTATTGTGAATGATAGAACACATCTCTTAAACAAATTTCTTGAAAGCATTCTCAAAAAAGGTTAAGATTAAAGTACCAAATAAATGAAAGAGGTACTAACATGGCAATTACATTACCAGAACTTCCATATGCTTACGATGCACTTGAACCACAATTTGATGCGGAGACAATGACGCTTCACCATGATAAGCACCATGCGACATATGTGAACAACGCCAATGCTGCTTTGGAAAAACACCCTGAAATTGGCGAAGACCTTGAAGCTCTCTTGTCAGATGTGAACAGTATTCCTGAGGATATCCGTCAAGCGCTTATCAACAATGGTGGTGGACATCTTAACCATGCCCTATTCTGGGAGCTTCTTTCACCAGAAAAAACAGAAATCACAGAAGATGTGAAAGCAGCTATTGATGACGCTTTTGGTTCATTTGATGCTTTCCAAGAAAAATTCACGACAGCAGCTACAACACGCTTTGGATCTGGCTGGGCTTGGTTAGTGGTTAACGCTGAAGGTAAACTTGAAGTGACCTCAACACCAAACCAAGACACGCCACTTATGGAAGGCAAAAAACCAATCCTTGGACTCGATGTTTGGGAACATGCTTATTACCTTAACTATCGCAATGTACGTCCAGACTACATTAAAGCCTTCTTCGAAATCATCAACTGGAATAAAGTTGACCAACTTTACAAGGCTGCTAAATAATTTAGGAAGAGTAGGGAAACCTGCTCTTTTTGTTTGGCTATTAAAAATCTTAACAATATCAACACGTCTGTCTCTTAGTTCTAGAAGTTTAGTGAAAAAGGAGAAATTTTTCCTCAAAACAATTGAAAAATATCAATTTTCCTTTATAATATTAGAGGTTAGGGGAAAAGTTGTGAATTTTAAACGTATCAATCAAATATTATTAGGTGCTATTGTTATAAGTTTCGTCTTGTTGGTGATTGTTGGCTTTGAAGACTACATTAAGCCTTTTTTTGCTGTAGCAGATACTAATAAGACACAGCGCATTACGAAATCATCATCAAGTAGTCGCCAGAAAGAAACAACCAGTAAACGTTCAAAAAGAAAAAGACAGAATTTTGCTGAGAAAAGCCAGGCAGATAAAGATGCTGCTCAGTTAGCAGATTCGGGTATGATGGCAACTTATGGTTTAACTTTTGATTATGCTCATATGACCTTGCCTGAAGTTGTGACAGCCTATATGGATTTACAGGGTATTGATCATAGTAATATCGCCTTTTCTTACAAGGATATAACGACTGGTAAAACTTATGCTATGAATGATACACAACCAATGACAGCTGGTTCTACCTATAAGTTGCCTTTAAATATGTTGGTCGTTGATAAGGTTGCCAAGGGGAAACTGTCGATGACAGAGCGCTTTGATATCACCAATACCACCTATGAATACAAGCCCGAGCATGATTCTTATGTCGCTGCCTTCAACGGAGCCATGACCATTCCAGAAATGCAGGAATACTCGCTCGTTTATTCTGAGAACACACCAGCTTATGCTTTGTCAGAGCGTTTAGGAGGTATGACAAAAGCTTATCAAAAATTAGATCGCTATGGAAAGTCGAAAGCAAAGGTCAAAACCATCCAACGCGAAGGTAACAAAACAACAAGTGATTACTATATTCAAGTGTTAGATTACCTATGGCACCACCAAAAAAAATATAAAGATATTCTTTATTATATTGATCAATCTTTCCCAGGCCAATACTATGAAACCTACTTACCTTCTGAGATACAAGTTTATCAAAAACCAGGCTATGTCCGTGAAGCTTTGAATATTGACGCGATTGTCAAAGAAGAAAATCCTTATATGGTGGCTTTATATACTCGTTACTTGGGAGGGTCTGACGAAAACTCAGAAGAAATCAATCCCTACGGTTATAATCAGTTAGCTCAAGTGGCTTATGTGATAAACCAATGGCACCGAGTTAATATGAATGGTCTGAAAGAAAACTAATCAACAAAATCAAAAACGAAGTAGTCAGACTAAAGACAAAGTCCTTAGAACTAAGTTTCTGAGGGCTTTTTACTAATTTTCAGCGTATATTAATAAAAGAGAAGAGCTCGTGAGGGTACCGTATGTTCTATAAAGAAAAACCTGACTATAATAGCAACCAATTTGAATATTATAGTCTTGACCAGCTCATTCCTGAGGATCACTTTCTTTGTCAAGTGGAGCAAGTCATCAATTTTGAGTTTATTT encodes:
- the thrS gene encoding threonine--tRNA ligase, with translation MIKITFPDGAIREYESGVSTVDIAESISKSLAKKALAGKFNGQLLDTVRPLTEDGSLEIVTPDHDDAYDVLRHSAAHLFAQAAKRLFPKLHLGVGPAIQDGFYYDTDNADGQISNEDLPRIEEEMQKIVRENFPCIREEISKEAALELFKDDPYKVELISEHADDAAGLTIYRQGEFVDLCRGPHVPSTGHIKVFKLLNVAGAYWRGNSDNNMMQRVYGTAWFDKKDLKNYLKMREEAKERDHRKLGKELDLFMISQEVGQGFPFWLPDGATIRRTLERYITDKELASGYQHVYTPPLASVELYKTSGHWDHYQDDMFPTMDMGDGEEIVLRPMNCPHHIQVYKNHVRSYRELPVRIAELGMMHRYEKSGALTGLQRVREMTLNDGHIFVTPEQIQEEFQKALQLIIDVYEDFNLTDYRFRLSYRDPEDKEKYYDNDDMWENAQSMLKAALDEMELDYFEAEGEAAFYGPKLDIQVKTALGNEETLSTIQLDFLLPERFNLSYVGADGEEHRPVMIHRGIISTMERFTAILIETYKGAFPTWLAPHQVTVIPISNEAHVDYAWEVAKKLRDLGIRADVDERNEKMQYKIRQSQTSKIPYQLIVGDKEMEDKSVNVRRYGKKATETVSIESFIEAIQADIARKSRPAEEAAQ
- a CDS encoding DUF3114 domain-containing protein, with translation MTMINTKEDLRQQGWPDALLSIFNEAIEEGIDLTVGEPFFNRFWANSQWFMSPKERLEAFLNVIRMPSDLVGEARENKQLVQKISLDLAPDDPFWYEFAALVAKAFPESSLAQAGDLERRLHQFRYIISSHQAQFVREHFKKRGMTDRDALALYLKDKKRETLFCKGDYTLSESSRLHNKIAIQKGQIAYPDQEPSANIKVLMGFHTEFILDSKGCFLNENDAEVVTENGIVNGASFNYGTKGKRHWQLDVDPVRRHDPMFRKQITRAFRAPNRRRNWLFKVKEDYDRSYFNAKGKYSVDQLSRQQLVSKEVKRFKKEIRQA
- a CDS encoding response regulator transcription factor, which codes for MHTIYVADDEKSIRDLIKMVLQEEDMIVKTFETGDQLLLAFMEKQADLVILDVMMPGSDGFSIARKIRQVSQVPLFLLTALDSDQDYIDGFSTGIDDYLTKPFSPVKLALKVKAILTRQSSAATLNKLSFESLSLLSAPPQLMIDGHTIGLTNTEYKVMKLLLTEPNYSVSREQLLDEVWELDSDVETRVTDDTMKRLRKKLRQVDSHVIIETVWGYGFKLSKKESS
- a CDS encoding sensor histidine kinase, with translation MSLLKRFGDMVSNCLKKRVPKAPSLKIILLRRPLLVIAGTFLLLFLGFNLAVTRLVNIQTRSAIQSQFNRLDVLYRSEKAKLEVEALVGTSYLILDQQFKPVYVSESLSHQEDEELIEALSDFVERRQHFWTIDKADDATDDESVVLDRQTQHRLNKRSGLVRVDGESYTIRLQKYFGKLAGDHINRTQRYRAQTYYVIAFANVTPIQDWLIGVNMVLGILLLLSALTLLAFIWSIARKTQKDFQKLSYYLMAIGERIEEREEPMLRYQEFQALGQAATRMDNLISRHQESQKIFFQNASHELRTPLTSIKGYAEGLKAGLITDSSSAAETIYQESQKMSHLIDDILTLSRLEVQGDNLMLERFAIKDFLYDLSWRFEHQIKSANLSLLHDFPADHVDIIADEDLLDRALSTIMSNAIRYAERTISISYASSPPHLKISIANDGPPIIQKDLPYIFDRFYKGESGHFGIGLAMAKEIVSQHGGDIRVLSNQKETRFTIYLPQ
- a CDS encoding PepSY domain-containing protein; translation: MKTLIRFIVTLLVILGLGAGGYFVYQQSQFKVSESTAKQTAMKDANLTAKDVTRTKIEKSLDDGLAVYEIDLTTIDGEYEYTIDGKTGDIITRDTDLSETRQSSSKDQQKQNDHSDSSSTQKASSSSSSAKISAADAIQIALKDAGLTEDQIINLEAEEDTKNGHLYYEIEFDNPATNEEHNYDIDTQSGKIVHKTKEPLDNH
- the holA gene encoding DNA polymerase III subunit delta, yielding MIAMEEMETLTLKNLPLITVITGEDLGQYTQLKELFLTQIGYDASDLNMTYFDLSIVPYSDAALDLESLSFFAEEKVVLLDQFADITTNKKSYLSDKELKQFEAYVENPVETTRLVIFAPGKLDGRSRLTKRLKRDSRLFEAAPLKDTELRAYLQHYAQKQAIQFEEDALEALMIKSNFDFSDSLSNLAFLESYQKKGLITTDDIEEAIPKSLQDNIFDLTKLMLNSEVDAVQSLVKDLRLQGEDDVKLIAIILGQFRMFLQVNILAQRGKTEQQMVEELSAILGRKVNPYQVKFALRDSAHLSLTFLQNSIRYLIEADYQIKQGLVDKDYLLDIALLKIMTNTAKV
- the sodA gene encoding superoxide dismutase SodA — protein: MAITLPELPYAYDALEPQFDAETMTLHHDKHHATYVNNANAALEKHPEIGEDLEALLSDVNSIPEDIRQALINNGGGHLNHALFWELLSPEKTEITEDVKAAIDDAFGSFDAFQEKFTTAATTRFGSGWAWLVVNAEGKLEVTSTPNQDTPLMEGKKPILGLDVWEHAYYLNYRNVRPDYIKAFFEIINWNKVDQLYKAAK
- a CDS encoding serine hydrolase; this translates as MNFKRINQILLGAIVISFVLLVIVGFEDYIKPFFAVADTNKTQRITKSSSSSRQKETTSKRSKRKRQNFAEKSQADKDAAQLADSGMMATYGLTFDYAHMTLPEVVTAYMDLQGIDHSNIAFSYKDITTGKTYAMNDTQPMTAGSTYKLPLNMLVVDKVAKGKLSMTERFDITNTTYEYKPEHDSYVAAFNGAMTIPEMQEYSLVYSENTPAYALSERLGGMTKAYQKLDRYGKSKAKVKTIQREGNKTTSDYYIQVLDYLWHHQKKYKDILYYIDQSFPGQYYETYLPSEIQVYQKPGYVREALNIDAIVKEENPYMVALYTRYLGGSDENSEEINPYGYNQLAQVAYVINQWHRVNMNGLKEN